One Triticum dicoccoides isolate Atlit2015 ecotype Zavitan chromosome 5B, WEW_v2.0, whole genome shotgun sequence genomic window carries:
- the LOC119311730 gene encoding pentatricopeptide repeat-containing protein At3g53700, chloroplastic-like has translation MAFATSLASCPGASLQAATARPSSLGSPAPRPRPVPRWRWPRLRPSAFASDQQALLAALREQADPEAALRMLNSALARDDFAPGRDVYEEIIRKLGTAGAFDLMKVLVREMRQEGHQAGPGVVQSFVEGYARLHMFDDAFDLVLNQLDIFGVQGDALVVVYNQLLRTLMEGSKIKLLESAYTEMSNRGVKPDLATYNTVINALCRVHQVRTAVLMLEDMSSNGVAPDEVTFTTLMQGFVEEGSIEAALRMKTRMSEMGCSPTSVTVNVLINGYCKLGRVEDALSYVQQEIADGFEPDQVTFSTFVHGLCQNGHVDHALKVMDLMLQQGSDPDVFTYTTVVNCLCQNGELDEAKAVINQMVDSSCLPDVTTFNTLIVALCTENRLEEALNLARDLTVKGLSPNVYTFNILIDALCKVGDPHLAVRLFEEMKSSGCTPDELTYNILIDNLCSSGKLAKALDLLKEMEVSGCPLSTVTYNTIIDGLCKKLRIEEAEEVFDQMDVTGIERNAITFNTLVDGLCMAERIDDAAELIEQMISEGLQPNNITYNSILTHYCKQGNIGKAADVLQTMTENGFEVDTVTYATLINGLCKARRTQAALKLLRGMRMKGMRPTPKAFNPVIQSLFRGNNGRDALNLYREMTEVGEPPDALTYKIVFRGLCRGGGPIKEAFDFLVEMADKGFIPEFSSFRMLADGLLNLGMDDYLISAIELIAEKANFRESDVSAIRGYLRIRKFYDALATFGRLLDINNPRWTYR, from the coding sequence ATGGCCTTCGCAACGAGCCTAGCCTCCTGCCCCGGCGCGTCGCTGCAGGCGGCGACGGCCAGGCCGTCCAGCCTCGGCTCCCCGGCGCCGCGGCCGCGACCTGTACCGCGCTGGCGGTGGCCACGCCTCCGGCCGTCCGCGTTCGCCTCCGACCAGCAGGCGCTTCTGGCCGCCCTGCGCGAGCAGGCGGACCCCGAGGCGGCGCTCCGGATGCTCAACTCGGCGCTCGCGCGGGACGACTTCGCGCCCGGCCGCGACGTCTACGAGGAGATCATCCGGAAGCTCGGGACGGCCGGCGCCTTCGACCTCATGAAGGTGCTCGTCAGGGAGATGCGCCAGGAAGGGCACCAGGCTGGGCCGGGCGTGGTGCAGTCGTTTGTAGAGGGCTATGCGCGGCTGCACATGTTCGATGATGCCTTCGACTTGGTTCTGAACCAGCTCGACATATTTGGCGTTCAGGGGGACGCACTGGTGGTGGTGTACAATCAGCTTCTCCGTACTCTTATGGAGGGGAGTAAGATCAAGCTCCTTGAGTCCGCTTATACGGAGATGAGCAATCGGGGTGTCAAACCTGACCTTGCCACTTACAACACGGTTATTAATGCGTTGTGTCGAGTTCATCAGGTTAGGACTGCAGTTTTGATGCTGGAGGACATGTCTAGCAACGGTGTGGCACCTGACGAGGTGACATTCACTACGTTGATGCAAGGTTTTGTCGAGGAGGGGAGTATTGAGGCGGCACTGAGGATGAAGACTCGGATGTCAGAAATGGGATGCTCGCCAACAAGTGTAACAGTCAATGTTTTGATTAACGGGTACTGCAAGCTGGGAAGAGTCGAAGATGCCCTCAGTTATGTACAGCAAGAGATTGCAGATGGTTTTGAACCTGACCAGGTCACATTCAGTACATTTGTTCATGGTCTGTGCCAAAATGGGCATGTTGATCATGCCCTCAAAGTCATGGATTTGATGCTCCAGCAGGGTAGTGATCCAGATGTTTTCACCTACACTACTGTTGTAAACTGCTTGTGTCAAAATGGAGAACTTGACGAGGCTAAGGCAGTCATAAATCAGATGGTGGATAGCAGTTGTTTGCCTGACGTTACCACCTTCAATACTCTCATTGTTGCCCTATGCACAGAGAATCGGCTTGAGGAAGCCTTGAACCTTGCACGCGATCTGACAGTGAAGGGACTCTCTCCAAATGTTTATACTTTCAACATTTTGATAGATGCCCTTTGTAAGGTTGGAGATCCTCATCTTGCTGTTCGATTGTTTGAAGAGATGAAAAGCAGTGGATGCACCCCTGATGAACTTACATACAATATATTGATTGATAACCTGTGCTCATCGGGGAAGCTTGCCAAAGCTTTGGATTTGTTGAAGGAGATGGAAGTTAGTGGTTGTCCTCTGAGCACAGTGACATATAACACTATAATCGATGGGTTATGCAAGAAATTGAGAATAGAAGAAGCAGAGGAGGTTTTTGATCAAATGGATGTAACAGGTATTGAAAGGAATGCGATCACATTCAATACACTTGTTGATGGATTGTGCATGGCCGAAAGGATTGACGATGCAGCAGAACTTATTGAACAAATGATAAGTGAAGGGTTGCAACCTAACAATATCACTTACAATTCTATTCTAACTCATTACTGCAAGCAAGGAAACATAGGTAAAGCTGCTGATGTTTTACAAACTATGACCGAAAATGGATTTGAAGTTGATACTGTTACATATGCAACACTCATTAATGGCCTGTGCAAGGCTCGTCGGACTCAGGCTGCTTTGAAGCTTCTTAGAGGTATGCGGATGAAAGGGATGAGGCCAACTCCAAAAGCCTTCAACCCTGTGATTCAGTCTCTATTTAGAGGGAATAATGGCAGAGATGCTCTGAATCTGTATAGGGAGATGACAGAAGTTGGTGAGCCTCCTGATGCTTTGACATATAAAATTGTTTTCCGTGGTCTCTGTCGTGGTGGTGGCCCTATTAAAGAAGCTTTTGATTTCTTGGTAGAGATGGCAGATAAGGGTTTCATACCAGAGTTTTCATCATTCCGCATGCTAGCTGATGGTCTACTGAACCTGGGTATGGATGATTACCTCATAAGTGCTATTGAACTAATTGCAGAGAAGGCCAACTTCAGAGAATCCGATGTTTCTGCAATAAGGGGTTATCTCAGGATCCGTAAATTTTATGATGCATTAGCAACTTTTGGCCGTCTCCTGGATATCAACAACCCTCGATGGACTTATCGATGA